One Candidatus Aminicenantes bacterium DNA segment encodes these proteins:
- a CDS encoding sigma-54 dependent transcriptional regulator: MENRENLLVAGPDASLFDQLAATPVAEMFQLSFCPSREDLSAFIRENSIRFVLLEVRDASDQDAAKLAEIKNSDPLLNVLISGPPIHPEEALEWIRRGASDYLEKPVSAETARAALRKALDKRELRRETFLLERKLEKKYVFQGMVSKSPYMLEVFGLIESVARHFASVLVTGETGTGKELVARALHALSETKNRRLVICDCASIPETLFESELFGYVKGAFTGADRTKRGLFEEAHEGVIFLDEIGEIPLPVQAKMLRVLENRQFRPLGSNDVRYVNVRVIAATNRDLPELIRRSAFREDLYHRLNRVEVHLPPLRERPEDMPLLVRHFLDGTNKAFGKSVKGLSRDVQKLFLKYDWPGNVRELENVLQSATMTTHRDFIDVSDLPKALREQAAARPRPAFGDRDNLSTLDDLEKEYIAYLLKLTAFNLKRTAKVLNISRTTLYNKMAKYGLVREPRPPSKRKPTAPRPGV; the protein is encoded by the coding sequence ATGGAAAACAGGGAAAACCTTCTCGTCGCCGGGCCCGATGCTTCGCTCTTCGATCAATTGGCCGCCACCCCGGTGGCCGAGATGTTTCAACTCTCCTTCTGCCCTTCGCGGGAAGATCTTTCCGCCTTCATTCGTGAAAACAGTATCCGCTTCGTTCTGCTCGAAGTCCGGGACGCATCCGATCAGGACGCCGCCAAGCTGGCCGAGATCAAAAACTCCGATCCTCTACTGAACGTCCTGATCTCCGGCCCACCGATCCACCCGGAGGAGGCTTTGGAGTGGATCCGGCGCGGGGCCTCGGACTATCTGGAAAAACCCGTCAGCGCGGAAACGGCCCGGGCCGCCCTGCGCAAGGCCCTCGATAAGCGCGAGCTGCGGCGGGAGACGTTCCTCCTGGAGCGCAAGCTGGAGAAGAAATACGTCTTCCAGGGCATGGTCAGCAAGAGTCCCTACATGCTCGAGGTCTTCGGCCTGATCGAAAGCGTGGCCCGTCATTTCGCCAGCGTTTTAGTGACCGGCGAGACGGGCACGGGTAAGGAGCTCGTGGCCAGGGCTTTGCATGCCCTGAGCGAGACCAAGAACCGCCGCTTGGTCATCTGTGACTGCGCCTCGATCCCCGAAACGCTCTTCGAATCCGAGCTCTTCGGTTACGTCAAAGGCGCCTTCACGGGAGCCGATCGAACCAAGCGGGGCTTGTTCGAGGAGGCCCACGAAGGCGTCATCTTCCTGGACGAGATCGGCGAGATCCCCCTGCCCGTCCAAGCCAAGATGCTCCGGGTCCTGGAAAACCGGCAATTCCGTCCCCTCGGCTCCAACGACGTCCGCTACGTCAACGTCCGCGTCATCGCAGCCACGAACCGCGACCTGCCCGAGCTCATCCGCCGAAGCGCCTTCCGGGAAGACCTTTATCATCGGTTAAACCGGGTCGAAGTTCATCTTCCGCCTCTGCGGGAGAGGCCCGAGGATATGCCGCTGCTGGTGCGCCATTTCCTGGACGGGACCAACAAAGCCTTCGGCAAGTCCGTCAAGGGCCTGTCCCGTGACGTCCAAAAGCTGTTCCTCAAGTACGATTGGCCCGGAAATGTCCGCGAGCTCGAGAACGTCCTGCAAAGCGCGACCATGACGACGCATCGGGATTTCATCGACGTCTCCGATCTGCCTAAGGCGCTGCGGGAGCAGGCTGCGGCTCGGCCCCGGCCCGCCTTTGGAGACCGGGACAACCTCTCCACCCTCGACGATCTTGAAAAAGAGTATATCGCCTATCTTTTGAAGCTCACGGCCTTCAATCTCAAGCGGACAGCCAAGGTCCTCAACATCTCGCGGACCACTCTTTACAACAAGATGGCCAAGTACGGCCTGGTGCGCGAACCGCGGCCGCCGTCAAAGCGCAAGCCCACAGCCCCCAGGCCCGGCGTCTGA
- a CDS encoding amino acid permease yields the protein MTKKRGLGVFDAAMIASGAMIGSGIFMNPAESARFLQTSSQLLLVWVIGGFIAVLGGICFAELGAMFPQSGGQVVYLEKAFSPWLGFLFGWTLFSTIQTGAIAAVSFTCARFIGVFLPLGEGTTRWLAAGLLWSLSLVNILGLRPGSIVQNIFTTLKFASLLVLIAVGFFVFHPPAAVHLGPLFPDGLGGGVWQALGLALMPVLFSYGGWQNLNFVGGEVRRPERTMPLAILTGVGLVVTVYVLANAVYVKALPFAAISGSSRLAADAMGAMVGPWGGRFISVAIIVSTFGITNVFILTGARVYQAMARQGMFLPAAALSHPRWGTPVAAIVLQSAWASGLLLTNGYGRLLQYVTFGDWIFFGLTAVALIVLRRKRPDASRPYRAWGYPVVPALFALVSAAVVLNVFISAPGRSGVGAAIILAGWPLYAWTRRRREVR from the coding sequence ATGACGAAGAAGCGCGGGCTCGGCGTTTTCGACGCGGCCATGATTGCCAGCGGGGCGATGATCGGTTCCGGCATCTTCATGAATCCGGCCGAAAGCGCCCGCTTCCTGCAGACCTCCTCCCAGCTCCTTCTCGTCTGGGTGATCGGCGGCTTCATCGCCGTTCTGGGGGGCATCTGTTTCGCCGAGCTGGGGGCGATGTTCCCCCAATCGGGCGGGCAGGTCGTCTATTTGGAGAAAGCCTTTTCGCCTTGGCTGGGATTCCTGTTCGGCTGGACGCTCTTCAGCACCATCCAGACGGGCGCCATCGCTGCCGTCTCGTTCACCTGCGCCCGCTTCATCGGCGTGTTTCTGCCGCTGGGGGAGGGGACGACGCGATGGCTGGCGGCCGGCCTGCTCTGGTCGTTGTCCCTCGTCAACATCCTCGGCCTCCGCCCCGGCAGCATCGTCCAGAATATCTTCACAACGCTTAAGTTCGCCTCCCTGCTCGTCCTGATCGCGGTCGGGTTCTTTGTTTTTCATCCGCCGGCCGCCGTCCACCTGGGGCCGCTCTTCCCCGATGGTCTGGGGGGAGGCGTGTGGCAGGCCCTCGGCTTGGCCCTCATGCCGGTTCTCTTCTCCTACGGCGGCTGGCAGAACCTGAATTTCGTGGGCGGGGAGGTCCGCCGGCCTGAACGGACGATGCCCCTGGCCATTCTGACCGGAGTGGGCCTGGTCGTCACGGTCTACGTCCTGGCCAACGCCGTCTACGTCAAGGCCCTGCCCTTCGCGGCGATATCCGGCTCGTCCCGGCTGGCAGCGGACGCCATGGGCGCCATGGTCGGCCCCTGGGGAGGGCGCTTTATCTCCGTGGCCATCATCGTGTCCACCTTCGGCATCACGAACGTCTTCATCCTGACCGGAGCCCGGGTCTATCAGGCCATGGCCCGGCAAGGAATGTTCCTGCCGGCCGCCGCCTTGAGCCACCCGCGCTGGGGCACGCCGGTCGCGGCCATCGTTCTGCAATCGGCTTGGGCTTCGGGGCTCCTTCTGACCAACGGATACGGCCGGCTCCTGCAGTATGTGACCTTCGGCGATTGGATCTTTTTCGGCTTGACGGCCGTCGCCCTGATCGTCCTGCGCCGTAAGCGGCCCGACGCTTCCCGGCCGTATCGGGCCTGGGGGTATCCCGTGGTCCCGGCCCTTTTCGCCCTGGTCTCGGCTGCCGTCGTCCTCAACGTCTTCATTTCCGCGCCAGGCCGGTCGGGTGTCGGAGCGGCGATCATCCTGGCCGGATGGCCGCTCTACGCCTGGACACGACGGCGCCGGGAGGTCCGATGA
- a CDS encoding DUF620 domain-containing protein yields MKRAISLGVALVLFSGLAATAGAQEAKDILAKMIEAQGGRKALESVRTSTASGSMELVQMGMSGGVTMYQKEPDKLRIDIELMGLIITQATDGAQAWMTDPQSGTTQEMPEAMGKSLKRQAIGSDALLAPEKIGLVYAAKGREKVGNKDCYVLEQAFADGTTATLFVDAATGLLLKSKAKAQDPMTGGDVETETLYEDYRKVGETTAFFKMTTFQNGAEYVRLTFSKIEYNAPLEDVFFKMAK; encoded by the coding sequence ATGAAAAGAGCGATTTCCCTAGGCGTGGCCCTCGTTCTGTTCTCGGGTCTGGCCGCCACCGCCGGCGCCCAGGAGGCCAAGGATATCCTGGCCAAGATGATCGAAGCCCAAGGCGGCCGCAAAGCCCTGGAGAGCGTGCGCACATCGACCGCCTCGGGATCGATGGAGTTGGTCCAGATGGGCATGTCCGGCGGCGTTACCATGTACCAGAAAGAGCCCGACAAGCTGCGGATCGACATCGAGCTCATGGGCCTGATCATCACCCAGGCCACCGACGGCGCCCAAGCCTGGATGACCGACCCGCAGTCGGGAACGACCCAGGAGATGCCCGAGGCCATGGGCAAGAGCTTGAAGCGGCAGGCCATCGGCAGCGACGCCCTGCTCGCCCCCGAAAAGATCGGCCTCGTCTACGCCGCCAAAGGCCGTGAGAAGGTCGGCAACAAGGATTGTTATGTGCTGGAGCAGGCCTTCGCCGACGGCACCACGGCAACCCTTTTCGTCGACGCCGCGACGGGGCTTCTGCTCAAAAGCAAGGCCAAAGCACAGGACCCCATGACGGGGGGCGACGTGGAGACCGAAACGCTGTACGAGGATTACCGCAAAGTCGGCGAAACGACGGCCTTCTTCAAGATGACCACCTTCCAGAACGGCGCCGAGTATGTCCGCCTGACCTTCAGCAAGATCGAATACAACGCGCCCCTCGAGGACGTCTTCTTCAAGATGGCTAAATAA
- a CDS encoding Gfo/Idh/MocA family oxidoreductase, translated as MDKVKVGIVGVGYLGMQHARIASYLEECELRAVADIDFKKAFEIGNRHGVKYYQDYREMIDEIDAGIVATPTSEHHAISLELLKRGKHVLVEKPITETVAQAEELVAEAKRQGLVFQVGHLERFNPAVEAVENMISDPKFIEVQRLGSFSARSLDVDVVLDLMIHDLDIILALIKDEVGVIRSSGIHVLSEKIDIANARLEFKSGCVATLTASRVHQGKVRKLRIFEPTAYYSIDYIDQEVKVFPLSGRQTDIKTFKIRKEEPLKKEIQNFLTCIDGGRPGKVSGEEGLRALRLAHAVLKEIETTTAV; from the coding sequence ATGGACAAGGTCAAAGTCGGAATCGTCGGAGTCGGGTACTTGGGCATGCAGCACGCCCGGATCGCCTCCTATCTCGAGGAATGCGAGCTGCGGGCCGTAGCCGACATCGACTTCAAGAAAGCCTTTGAGATCGGCAACCGCCACGGCGTCAAGTATTATCAAGATTACCGGGAGATGATCGACGAGATCGACGCCGGCATCGTGGCGACCCCGACCTCGGAGCACCACGCCATCTCGCTCGAGCTGCTCAAGCGGGGCAAGCATGTTCTGGTCGAGAAACCCATCACCGAGACCGTGGCCCAGGCCGAGGAGCTGGTGGCCGAAGCCAAGCGCCAGGGCCTCGTCTTCCAGGTCGGCCATCTGGAGCGTTTCAACCCGGCGGTCGAGGCCGTCGAAAACATGATTTCCGACCCCAAATTCATCGAGGTTCAGCGCCTGGGATCGTTCTCGGCCCGCTCCCTCGACGTCGACGTGGTCCTGGACCTGATGATCCACGACCTGGACATCATCCTGGCGTTGATCAAGGACGAGGTCGGGGTCATCCGCTCCTCGGGCATCCACGTCCTGTCCGAGAAAATAGACATCGCCAACGCCCGGCTCGAGTTCAAATCGGGCTGCGTCGCCACCCTGACTGCGAGCCGCGTTCATCAGGGCAAGGTCCGCAAGCTGCGGATCTTCGAACCCACGGCCTATTACTCGATCGACTATATTGATCAGGAAGTCAAAGTCTTCCCTTTGAGCGGCCGCCAGACGGACATCAAGACCTTCAAGATCCGCAAGGAGGAGCCGCTGAAGAAGGAAATCCAGAATTTCCTGACTTGCATCGACGGCGGCCGCCCCGGCAAGGTCAGCGGCGAGGAAGGCCTGCGGGCCCTCCGGCTGGCCCACGCCGTGCTTAAAGAGATCGAGACGACCACGGCCGTCTAA
- the lpxI gene encoding UDP-2,3-diacylglucosamine diphosphatase LpxI (LpxI, functionally equivalent to LpxH, replaces it in LPS biosynthesis in a minority of bacteria.), which translates to MGERIGLIAGAGESPLLALEEAVGQGFECVVAGVRGEAQADLKSRAAAFEWFGLTELDKLVSFFKGQSVRRAVMTGAIDPRAVLQPKGTMDDALFQLIAQIRDKTPTRLIQSLIDYLGAQGVTVVDPSFLLQPYFCPAGLLSLAPPTPAILEDIEFGWDRARRLADEDIGQTLVVRDRAVVAIEGLEGTNETIKRAGRLAGKGVVVIKVARTRQDPRIDIPAVGLETFRGLIRVRAAALCFEAGRMPFFQKDESLALADANGLAVLAKRS; encoded by the coding sequence ATGGGAGAGCGAATCGGATTGATCGCCGGGGCGGGCGAATCCCCGCTCCTGGCGCTCGAGGAAGCCGTCGGGCAGGGGTTCGAGTGCGTCGTGGCCGGCGTCCGGGGCGAAGCCCAGGCCGACCTCAAGTCCCGGGCCGCCGCCTTCGAATGGTTCGGGCTGACCGAGCTCGACAAGCTGGTCTCGTTCTTCAAGGGACAATCCGTCCGCCGGGCGGTCATGACCGGAGCCATCGATCCGCGGGCCGTCCTGCAGCCCAAGGGAACGATGGACGACGCGCTCTTCCAACTCATCGCCCAGATCCGCGACAAGACGCCGACCCGGCTGATCCAATCGCTTATCGATTACCTCGGAGCCCAGGGGGTGACGGTCGTCGATCCCTCCTTCCTCCTGCAGCCGTATTTCTGCCCGGCCGGCCTTCTCAGCCTGGCTCCGCCGACACCCGCCATTCTCGAGGACATCGAGTTCGGCTGGGACCGGGCTCGCCGCCTGGCGGACGAAGACATCGGCCAGACGCTGGTCGTCAGGGATCGGGCCGTCGTCGCGATCGAAGGCCTGGAAGGCACGAACGAGACGATCAAGCGGGCCGGCCGGCTGGCCGGCAAGGGCGTCGTTGTGATCAAAGTGGCCCGCACCCGCCAGGACCCGCGGATCGACATTCCGGCGGTCGGGCTCGAGACGTTCCGCGGCTTGATCCGGGTCCGGGCCGCCGCCCTCTGTTTCGAGGCCGGCCGGATGCCGTTCTTCCAGAAGGACGAATCCCTGGCCTTGGCCGATGCCAACGGCCTGGCCGTCCTGGCCAAGCGCTCCTAG
- the lpxA gene encoding acyl-ACP--UDP-N-acetylglucosamine O-acyltransferase: MSPNNASIHPTALVDPAARIDPAAVIGPYCIVGPHVAIGPRTRLEAHVIVDGWTTLGADNVVGFYSVLGTPPQDIGYKGEETQVVIGDRNVLREFVTVHRATIKEERLTTIGDDNYIMAYAHIAHDCRVGNWTIMINGATLGGHVHVGDHAMLSAFTGIHQFSRIGRYAFLGGYTVITQDVLPFSRVVGQRPPRVFGLNIVGLRRKGFDRERIGTIKSMFQLLFYSGLNTAQAVEAIRSTIPPGPDREEILDFIAASKRGLVKKTAETWESESD, from the coding sequence ATGTCTCCAAATAACGCGTCTATCCACCCGACGGCGCTCGTCGATCCGGCGGCCCGGATCGATCCCGCGGCCGTGATCGGGCCCTATTGCATCGTCGGCCCGCATGTCGCCATCGGACCCCGGACCCGGCTCGAGGCCCACGTCATCGTGGACGGCTGGACCACACTCGGGGCCGATAACGTCGTCGGCTTCTACTCCGTCCTCGGCACGCCGCCGCAGGACATCGGCTACAAGGGCGAGGAAACGCAGGTCGTCATCGGCGACCGCAACGTCCTGCGGGAGTTCGTCACCGTTCACCGGGCCACGATCAAGGAAGAGCGGCTGACGACGATCGGCGACGACAACTACATCATGGCCTACGCCCACATCGCCCACGATTGCCGGGTGGGGAACTGGACGATCATGATCAACGGCGCGACCCTGGGCGGCCATGTCCACGTCGGCGATCATGCCATGCTCAGCGCCTTCACCGGTATCCACCAGTTCAGCCGTATCGGCCGCTACGCCTTTCTGGGCGGCTATACGGTCATCACCCAAGACGTCCTGCCCTTCAGTCGGGTCGTCGGCCAGCGTCCGCCCCGCGTCTTCGGGCTGAATATCGTCGGCCTGCGCCGCAAGGGCTTCGACCGGGAGCGGATCGGGACTATCAAGTCCATGTTCCAGCTGCTGTTCTATTCCGGGCTCAACACGGCTCAGGCCGTAGAAGCCATCCGGAGCACCATCCCCCCCGGTCCCGACCGGGAGGAAATCCTGGACTTCATCGCCGCCTCCAAGCGCGGCCTGGTCAAAAAAACGGCGGAGACATGGGAGAGCGAATCGGATTGA
- the fabZ gene encoding 3-hydroxyacyl-ACP dehydratase FabZ: MTSSAVLNIEDILKFLPHRYPFLLVDRVLALENGKSIRALKNVTYNEEFFQGHFPMARIMPGVLIVEAMAQAGGILIYHSVPDPQTKFMLFSKIDNMKFRRPVVPGDQLWLEAELAKIRGRFHLIHGRAFVDGDLAVEGDMWASLMEKEELNVSK; this comes from the coding sequence ATGACCAGTAGCGCGGTCCTGAACATCGAGGACATCCTCAAGTTCCTGCCGCACCGCTATCCTTTTCTGCTCGTCGACCGCGTCCTGGCCCTGGAAAACGGGAAGTCCATCCGGGCCCTGAAGAACGTCACCTACAACGAGGAGTTCTTCCAGGGCCACTTTCCTATGGCCAGGATCATGCCGGGCGTGCTGATCGTTGAGGCCATGGCCCAGGCTGGCGGGATCCTGATCTACCACTCGGTTCCCGACCCCCAGACCAAATTCATGCTCTTCAGCAAGATCGACAATATGAAGTTCCGGCGTCCGGTCGTCCCGGGCGATCAACTCTGGCTCGAGGCCGAGCTGGCCAAGATCCGGGGCCGGTTCCACCTCATCCACGGCCGGGCCTTCGTCGACGGCGATCTGGCGGTTGAAGGGGATATGTGGGCCTCCCTGATGGAGAAAGAGGAGCTCAATGTCTCCAAATAA
- a CDS encoding OmpH family outer membrane protein has product MRKFIAALTMIAVCGGFAALYAQSKIGVINSQDVLEKSAEGKKVIARIQERDKQYQAGIAKLDDEIRQLQTRLNTQRLTLTEEAALQMQGDLDKKTTDRKRMAEDAYAGMQDLTNRLFKKVQDELIPIVEAMGKERGYDIIFDLQKSGAAWANPVIDVTAEVIKRYDASKAVPSK; this is encoded by the coding sequence ATGCGGAAATTTATCGCCGCCCTGACTATGATCGCTGTTTGCGGCGGCTTCGCCGCCCTTTACGCCCAGTCCAAGATCGGCGTCATCAACTCGCAGGATGTTCTGGAAAAGTCGGCCGAAGGCAAGAAGGTCATCGCCCGCATCCAGGAGCGCGACAAGCAGTACCAAGCGGGCATCGCCAAGCTGGACGACGAGATTCGCCAGCTCCAAACCCGGCTCAACACCCAGCGCCTGACCCTGACCGAAGAGGCCGCCCTCCAGATGCAGGGCGACCTGGACAAGAAGACGACCGACCGCAAGCGGATGGCCGAAGACGCTTACGCCGGGATGCAGGACCTGACCAACCGCCTGTTCAAGAAGGTCCAGGACGAGCTCATCCCGATCGTCGAAGCCATGGGCAAAGAGCGCGGCTACGACATCATTTTCGATCTGCAGAAGAGCGGCGCCGCTTGGGCCAACCCGGTCATCGATGTGACCGCCGAGGTCATCAAGCGCTACGACGCCTCCAAGGCCGTCCCGAGCAAATGA
- the bamA gene encoding outer membrane protein assembly factor BamA, whose product MRKLFLIALLILLPLTALAQELIERIDIVGNDRVTKETIMYYLTSREGDYFNEDLLKKDFRILWSTGFFSDIKIGQTVSPKGRIITITVEETPLIKSITYKTGRKVKEDDITNKLKEKDEYLLAYSNYNPNKLQRIRKTIEDLLAEKGLGAAKVEVVTNKTGKNEVDVAFKIDEGPKVRIGAIEFTGKVKLSPSLLRGALKENKPHSLLAWVSGKDVYKQNKLADDLTLVKKVYQENGYMEATVGEPKIEDMSKRTIFFWSKPQKMVKITVPVNAGYLYRVGEIKVEGNKAFTISGIMSKIKLVKGDIYSTKIREKSIEDLGELFRNYGHLYAQVMPVESLDPKSKVVNVTYQIFEGELCYLHRMDFKGNIFTKDKVIRREMLMREGDIFSLAVFKDSVLRVKQLGLVDLEKEPDIKPTAADPNKFDVSMPIKELQRNNIQFTAGYSGYEGTFIALSYTTVNFLGAGENLELTAQYGARIRNYVIGFTEPYLFDMPVSAGFSIYNRATYLPWLYNQESKGVDFNLGARIIGYWRGSLTYSFQILNITEPDSQAADQGTSTTSWIDPYYMGLFGWGKYNMSSIMPAIYRSTVDSPLTPTSGTMYSLSFKYAGSFLGGEVDLFKPRLEFTHFQPIKQGVLSLGAHFEYSEILRTTDTQVPFWERFFLGGERNVRGYEIYTIGPRSESGTNTGGEKELIINFEAILHVGGIESPLYLIAFHDRGNAWPHEGKISLTDVYTSTGLEARIFVPALRVPFRLIFSYNNRRIYQSDSNIAFRFAIGTTF is encoded by the coding sequence ATGAGAAAGCTTTTTTTGATCGCCTTGTTGATACTCCTCCCGCTGACCGCCTTGGCCCAGGAGCTGATCGAACGGATCGACATTGTCGGCAACGACAGGGTGACGAAAGAGACGATCATGTACTACCTGACCTCGCGGGAGGGGGACTACTTCAACGAGGATCTGCTTAAGAAGGATTTCCGGATCCTCTGGTCGACCGGGTTCTTTTCGGACATCAAGATCGGCCAGACGGTCAGCCCCAAGGGCCGCATCATCACCATCACCGTCGAAGAGACACCGCTGATCAAGTCGATCACCTACAAGACGGGCCGCAAGGTCAAGGAAGACGACATCACCAACAAGCTCAAGGAGAAGGACGAATACCTGCTGGCCTACAGCAACTATAACCCCAACAAGCTGCAGCGGATCCGCAAGACGATCGAGGACTTGCTGGCCGAGAAGGGGCTGGGGGCGGCGAAGGTCGAGGTCGTCACCAACAAGACGGGCAAGAACGAAGTCGACGTGGCCTTCAAGATCGACGAGGGCCCCAAAGTCCGAATCGGGGCCATCGAGTTCACCGGCAAGGTCAAGCTCTCGCCGAGCCTCCTTCGCGGCGCCCTCAAGGAGAACAAGCCGCACTCCCTGCTGGCCTGGGTCTCCGGCAAGGACGTCTACAAACAGAACAAGCTGGCCGACGACCTGACCCTGGTCAAGAAAGTGTACCAGGAAAACGGGTACATGGAGGCCACCGTCGGCGAGCCCAAGATCGAGGACATGTCGAAGCGGACCATCTTCTTCTGGAGCAAGCCCCAGAAAATGGTCAAGATCACGGTCCCGGTCAACGCCGGCTACCTCTACCGGGTGGGGGAGATCAAGGTCGAGGGCAATAAGGCCTTCACCATCTCCGGCATTATGAGCAAGATCAAGCTCGTGAAGGGCGACATCTACAGTACCAAAATCCGGGAGAAGAGCATCGAGGACCTGGGTGAGCTGTTCCGGAACTACGGCCACTTATACGCCCAGGTCATGCCCGTTGAAAGCCTCGATCCCAAGTCCAAGGTCGTCAACGTCACCTACCAGATCTTCGAAGGCGAGCTCTGCTATCTGCACCGCATGGATTTCAAGGGCAACATCTTCACTAAAGACAAAGTGATCCGGCGGGAGATGCTGATGCGGGAAGGCGACATCTTCAGCCTGGCCGTCTTCAAGGACAGCGTCCTGCGCGTCAAGCAGCTCGGTCTGGTCGACCTGGAGAAGGAGCCGGACATCAAGCCGACGGCCGCCGACCCCAACAAGTTCGACGTCAGCATGCCGATCAAAGAGCTGCAGCGCAACAACATCCAGTTCACCGCCGGCTACAGCGGCTATGAAGGGACGTTCATCGCCTTGAGCTACACCACGGTCAACTTCCTGGGGGCCGGGGAGAACCTGGAGCTGACCGCCCAGTATGGGGCCCGCATCCGCAACTACGTCATCGGCTTCACCGAGCCCTACCTTTTCGATATGCCCGTCAGCGCGGGGTTCAGCATCTACAACCGGGCCACCTATCTGCCCTGGCTCTACAACCAGGAATCCAAGGGTGTAGACTTCAATCTGGGCGCCCGGATCATCGGCTATTGGCGGGGCAGCCTGACCTACAGCTTCCAGATCCTGAACATCACCGAACCGGATTCCCAGGCCGCCGACCAAGGGACGTCGACGACCTCCTGGATCGACCCCTATTACATGGGCCTGTTCGGCTGGGGCAAGTACAACATGAGCTCGATCATGCCGGCCATCTACCGGTCGACGGTCGACAGCCCCCTAACGCCCACTTCGGGCACGATGTATTCCCTGTCGTTCAAGTACGCCGGGTCGTTCCTCGGCGGCGAGGTCGATCTGTTCAAGCCGCGCCTGGAATTCACCCACTTCCAGCCGATCAAGCAAGGAGTCCTCTCGCTTGGCGCCCACTTCGAATACTCCGAGATCCTCCGGACCACCGATACCCAGGTCCCGTTCTGGGAGCGCTTCTTCCTGGGCGGCGAGCGCAACGTCCGCGGCTACGAGATCTACACCATCGGGCCCCGCTCCGAGAGCGGGACAAACACGGGCGGCGAGAAAGAGCTGATCATCAACTTCGAGGCCATCCTGCACGTCGGCGGTATCGAGAGCCCGCTCTACCTGATCGCCTTCCATGACCGGGGCAATGCCTGGCCGCACGAGGGCAAAATCAGCCTAACCGACGTCTATACTTCGACCGGACTCGAGGCCCGCATCTTCGTGCCGGCCCTCAGGGTTCCTTTCCGCCTGATTTTTTCGTATAATAACCGCCGGATTTACCAATCCGATTCCAATATCGCGTTCCGTTTTGCGATTGGAACCACGTTCTGA